The following are from one region of the Candidatus Kinetoplastibacterium crithidii genome:
- the prfA gene encoding peptide chain release factor 1: protein MKQSMRKRLEELSDRLKEIDLMLAESSVFTNIDDFRKLSCERSEIEPVVNKFAELVSIENYIAEAYEMISDPELKNLAEEEIKSNKQILEELESALHILLLPKDPNDDRSFFLEIRAGTGGDESTLFAADLLRMYIRYAERKAWKTELISESLSDFGGYKEVIIRIDGRSAYAHLKFESGGHRVQRVPDTETQGRIHTSACTVAVMLEADTVSDIVINNNDIRIDTFRASGAGGQHINKTDSAVRITHLPTGLVVECQDDRSQHRNKEKAMRVLAARLKDKEIRDLQNKEAAERKSLVGSGDRSERIRTYNYPQSRVTDHRINLTLYKLSQIMDGDMDEIIESLLAEFQAEQLANISL from the coding sequence ATGAAGCAATCGATGCGTAAGAGATTGGAAGAGTTATCTGATCGTTTAAAAGAAATTGATCTTATGCTTGCTGAGTCAAGTGTATTTACTAATATTGATGATTTTCGTAAGTTGTCCTGTGAAAGGTCAGAAATAGAACCTGTAGTCAACAAGTTTGCTGAGTTAGTTTCTATTGAAAACTATATTGCTGAAGCATATGAAATGATTTCTGATCCAGAATTAAAGAATCTGGCAGAAGAGGAGATTAAATCAAATAAGCAAATTTTGGAAGAATTGGAAAGTGCATTACATATTTTATTACTACCAAAAGATCCTAATGACGATCGTAGTTTTTTCTTAGAGATAAGGGCAGGAACTGGTGGTGATGAAAGTACTTTATTCGCTGCTGATTTATTGAGAATGTATATTCGTTATGCGGAGCGTAAAGCTTGGAAGACTGAATTGATTTCTGAAAGTCTATCAGATTTTGGGGGTTATAAAGAAGTTATTATCAGAATTGATGGTCGTTCTGCTTATGCTCATTTAAAGTTTGAATCTGGTGGACATAGAGTTCAGAGAGTGCCTGATACAGAGACTCAAGGTAGAATACATACTTCTGCATGTACTGTTGCCGTTATGTTAGAGGCAGATACAGTTAGTGATATTGTGATAAATAATAATGATATAAGAATTGATACTTTTAGAGCTAGTGGAGCTGGTGGGCAACATATTAATAAAACAGATTCTGCTGTTAGAATTACTCATTTGCCTACTGGTCTTGTTGTAGAGTGCCAGGATGACAGATCACAGCATCGTAATAAAGAGAAAGCCATGCGAGTATTGGCTGCAAGGTTAAAAGATAAAGAAATAAGAGATTTGCAAAATAAAGAAGCTGCTGAAAGAAAAAGCCTAGTAGGCTCTGGAGATAGATCGGAACGCATAAGAACTTATAACTATCCTCAAAGCAGAGTTACTGATCATAGAATTAATCTGACTTTATATAAATTATCACAAATTATGGATGGTGATATGGATGAAATAATAGAGAGCTTGCTTGCAGAATTTCAAGCAGAACAGTTAGCTAATATTAGCTTGTAG
- the prmC gene encoding peptide chain release factor N(5)-glutamine methyltransferase, whose protein sequence is MVSIKNLIIDSGISRLETMILLEMILHKSRSWIIAHDDEVLSDEFVNSYMELNRRRLNGEPIAYIVGYKEFMNYMFMVNRNVLIPRPETELIVEHGLKLLRDKYLNPRVIDLGTGCGAIGISIALNRPDINVVGCDLSSQALEVARHNVIALGATVELIESDWFKSINPEEKFDLLLANPPYISREDKHLMMGDLIYEPRLALTDESIDGLGSISKIVETSPAYMKEGASLWIEHAWNHASSVKNIMESAGFKNVYSLSDLSGIERVTGGFI, encoded by the coding sequence ATGGTTTCTATTAAGAATTTAATAATTGATAGTGGAATCTCTAGATTAGAAACAATGATTTTGCTAGAAATGATATTACATAAATCTAGGTCATGGATTATTGCTCATGATGATGAAGTTTTATCTGATGAATTTGTAAATTCATATATGGAATTAAATCGAAGGAGGTTGAATGGTGAACCTATAGCTTATATAGTAGGTTATAAAGAATTTATGAATTATATGTTTATGGTGAATAGAAATGTTTTAATACCTAGACCTGAGACAGAATTAATAGTTGAGCATGGTTTGAAATTATTAAGAGATAAATACCTGAATCCTAGGGTTATAGATTTAGGTACTGGTTGTGGAGCTATAGGAATATCAATTGCTCTGAATAGGCCAGATATCAACGTTGTTGGTTGTGACCTGAGTTCTCAAGCGTTAGAAGTAGCTCGTCATAATGTCATTGCTTTGGGAGCTACAGTAGAGCTTATAGAAAGTGACTGGTTCAAGTCCATTAACCCGGAAGAGAAGTTTGATCTTTTATTAGCCAACCCTCCATATATTTCTAGAGAAGATAAACATCTTATGATGGGTGATTTAATTTATGAACCACGACTTGCCCTAACAGACGAATCTATAGATGGCTTGGGAAGCATTAGCAAAATTGTAGAGACATCTCCCGCTTATATGAAAGAGGGGGCATCTTTATGGATAGAACATGCCTGGAATCATGCTTCTAGCGTGAAGAATATAATGGAATCAGCAGGGTTTAAAAATGTTTATAGTTTGAGTGATTTGTCAGGTATTGAAAGAGTAACAGGTGGTTTTATATAG
- the grxD gene encoding Grx4 family monothiol glutaredoxin gives MKSIEKVIEDIVSSNRVVLFMKGTSKFPLCGFSGKAVRILIDCGISDIFTVNVLEDENLRQAIKDYSNWPTIPQLYIDGEFIGGVDIMSDLNDTGELKALLNKKK, from the coding sequence ATGAAAAGTATAGAGAAAGTTATAGAAGATATAGTAAGTAGTAATCGTGTAGTTTTATTTATGAAGGGAACAAGTAAATTTCCTCTATGTGGTTTTTCAGGTAAAGCTGTAAGAATATTGATTGATTGTGGTATATCAGATATTTTCACCGTCAATGTTTTAGAAGATGAGAATTTACGTCAAGCCATAAAAGATTATTCTAATTGGCCAACAATACCTCAATTGTATATAGATGGTGAGTTTATAGGAGGTGTTGATATTATGAGTGATCTTAACGATACTGGGGAATTAAAGGCTTTGCTTAATAAAAAGAAGTAG
- a CDS encoding carbonic anhydrase — MFPKRLLDGYFSFRNGKLANEKTRYKELAKSGQNPEIMIIGCCDSRVSPELIFDSKPGEMFVVRNVANLVPPYDKDPNSSYHGTSAAIEYAVSALNIKYIVILGHESCGGIKSFIENKKPLSNVDFIGKWMSQIAPVSSSLKIDNQYSKENSKKLELGVIKQSINNLLTFPSIKTKVNNGSLEVHGAYFLISTGDLLIRNYKTDVFDMKIE; from the coding sequence ATGTTTCCCAAAAGACTGTTAGATGGCTATTTCTCATTTAGAAATGGAAAATTGGCTAACGAAAAAACTAGGTATAAAGAATTAGCAAAATCTGGTCAAAATCCAGAAATAATGATTATCGGATGTTGTGACTCAAGAGTATCTCCTGAATTAATTTTCGACTCAAAACCAGGAGAAATGTTTGTAGTCCGTAATGTTGCTAACTTAGTCCCTCCATATGATAAAGATCCTAATTCTTCTTACCATGGAACTAGTGCAGCTATAGAATATGCTGTTAGCGCTCTTAATATAAAATACATAGTGATACTGGGACATGAATCATGCGGAGGAATAAAATCATTCATAGAAAACAAAAAACCTCTAAGTAATGTAGACTTTATAGGTAAATGGATGTCCCAAATTGCACCAGTATCTTCTTCTCTAAAAATAGATAACCAATATTCTAAAGAAAATAGCAAAAAATTAGAACTAGGAGTGATAAAACAGAGCATTAATAATTTACTAACATTTCCTTCTATAAAAACAAAAGTAAACAATGGATCATTAGAAGTACATGGAGCATACTTCCTAATATCTACTGGCGACCTACTAATAAGAAATTACAAAACTGATGTTTTTGATATGAAAATTGAATGA